The following are encoded together in the Acidobacteriota bacterium genome:
- a CDS encoding aminotransferase class I/II-fold pyridoxal phosphate-dependent enzyme, producing the protein MSLKEQFDSLRLEDLEARTGFKWSRYTGNGSGILPAWVADMDFPVAEPILDVVRGLVERSDFGYCEPPEIGDLPEIFGRRMQEQLGWTVEPERIRFLVNALQGLDLAVMLGAGKGEGVVIQTPIYPPFLEAVSGTGRRLVESPLRRGPERFEMDLDQLRATIDRDTRLFMLCNPHNPSGRSWTRSELEAVAELAIEHDLIVLADEIHNELVFPGHEHTVFETLGPEVQERTVTITSATKSFNLAGLELALLVFGSEKLRQRFDELPHFVLAHPGILGVEAARAAWKHGGPWLEETVAYLDANRAFLTDFLDRRLPGIVHGPQEATYLYWLDCRGLDLPMAASRFFLKRAKVALNDGAEFGPPGSPLGFERCTRLNFATSRALLEEIVERMAAAVENA; encoded by the coding sequence GTGTCGCTGAAGGAGCAGTTCGACAGCCTGCGGCTCGAGGATCTGGAGGCCCGCACCGGGTTCAAGTGGAGTCGCTACACCGGGAACGGCAGCGGCATCCTGCCGGCGTGGGTCGCGGATATGGACTTTCCCGTGGCCGAGCCGATCCTGGATGTCGTTCGCGGACTCGTCGAGCGCTCCGATTTCGGCTACTGCGAGCCGCCGGAGATCGGCGATCTGCCGGAGATCTTCGGCCGTCGAATGCAGGAGCAGCTCGGCTGGACGGTGGAGCCGGAGCGGATCCGCTTTCTGGTCAACGCGCTCCAGGGCCTCGATCTCGCGGTCATGCTGGGCGCCGGTAAGGGTGAGGGGGTGGTGATTCAAACGCCGATCTACCCGCCCTTCCTCGAGGCGGTCTCCGGCACCGGCCGACGGCTGGTGGAGTCGCCGCTCCGGCGGGGGCCGGAACGGTTCGAGATGGACCTCGATCAGTTGCGGGCGACGATCGACAGGGACACCCGCCTGTTCATGCTTTGCAACCCGCACAACCCCAGCGGCCGCTCGTGGACGCGGAGCGAACTGGAGGCCGTGGCCGAACTGGCGATCGAACACGACCTGATCGTCCTGGCGGACGAGATCCACAACGAACTCGTGTTCCCCGGGCACGAGCACACGGTGTTCGAGACGCTCGGTCCCGAAGTCCAGGAGCGGACCGTCACGATTACGTCAGCGACGAAGTCGTTCAACCTCGCCGGGCTTGAGCTCGCTCTTCTCGTGTTCGGCAGCGAGAAGCTCAGGCAGCGCTTCGACGAACTGCCGCACTTCGTTCTCGCCCATCCCGGCATCCTCGGCGTCGAGGCGGCCCGGGCGGCCTGGAAGCACGGCGGTCCCTGGCTCGAGGAGACAGTCGCCTATCTCGACGCGAACCGCGCCTTTCTGACGGACTTCCTCGACCGGCGCCTGCCGGGCATCGTGCATGGTCCGCAGGAGGCGACCTACCTCTACTGGCTCGATTGCCGCGGGCTCGATCTGCCGATGGCGGCGTCCCGGTTCTTCCTGAAGCGGGCGAAGGTGGCGCTAAACGACGGTGCCGAGTTCGGCCCGCCGGGCTCGCCGCTCGGATTCGAGCGCTGTACGCGGCTCAACTTCGCCACCTCGCGGGCCCTCCTCGAGGAGATCGTGGAGCGGATGGCGGCCGCGGTGGAGAACGCCTGA
- a CDS encoding tetratricopeptide repeat protein: MRRARIAELTSRPASEVEWLRRARAECNEPTAALVGLLRADRRSPLPEGEAQEYRRELVAAIDDPVSAPPPGVLEFIARSEEADETVLRAAFGLVERRLTDGGTDRVRLLRLKALLDQRLGRPAAATTALVELRSLEPASEEISWALLRLLILQQRWDAVADLLGEMAEEGGASIRSLYARALARAGRVDEANRQLELLAEEIDPNDGLALSDYAADVLAAAWNLRDSGRFADAGALFRLAETSAPARSWARVEARAALVHLYGTAEERAAHEQVAANRWQYVTDPQSLLNEGANQLSAGNFDQAIELLKRASEELGHFEAVWYNLGFAAYRAERWEEAFQALDRAAELNDQRADNFFFSGLALIELERWDEALPRLLRTVELDPERRLAHYNLWVCYRVLGRAAEAARHQAAYDALGGR, from the coding sequence ATGCGCCGGGCCCGAATCGCGGAGCTGACCTCGAGACCGGCTTCCGAGGTCGAGTGGCTCAGGCGAGCTCGAGCGGAGTGTAATGAGCCGACGGCCGCGCTGGTCGGCCTGCTTCGTGCCGACCGGCGGAGTCCGCTGCCCGAAGGAGAGGCGCAGGAGTACCGGCGGGAACTGGTCGCCGCCATCGACGACCCGGTCTCCGCGCCGCCGCCGGGCGTCCTGGAGTTCATCGCTCGCAGCGAGGAGGCGGACGAGACGGTGCTTCGGGCCGCTTTCGGCCTGGTCGAGCGCCGCCTTACGGACGGCGGTACGGACCGGGTGCGGTTGCTGCGCCTCAAGGCGCTGCTCGACCAGCGCCTGGGCCGGCCCGCGGCCGCGACGACGGCCCTCGTCGAGTTGCGAAGCCTCGAACCGGCAAGCGAGGAGATCTCCTGGGCGCTGTTGCGCCTGTTGATCCTCCAGCAGCGGTGGGACGCGGTCGCCGACCTGTTGGGCGAGATGGCGGAAGAGGGCGGCGCGTCCATTCGTTCGCTCTACGCGCGGGCCCTGGCCAGGGCCGGCCGCGTGGACGAGGCGAACAGACAGCTCGAACTGCTGGCGGAAGAGATCGATCCGAACGACGGTCTGGCGCTCAGCGACTACGCGGCCGACGTGCTGGCGGCAGCGTGGAATCTCCGGGATTCCGGCCGCTTCGCGGACGCGGGAGCGTTGTTCCGGCTAGCGGAGACGAGCGCCCCGGCACGGAGCTGGGCCAGGGTCGAGGCCCGGGCAGCGCTTGTCCACCTGTACGGCACGGCCGAGGAGCGGGCCGCCCACGAGCAGGTCGCGGCGAATCGCTGGCAGTACGTCACGGATCCCCAGTCGCTACTGAACGAAGGCGCCAACCAGTTGAGCGCCGGCAACTTCGACCAGGCCATCGAGCTGTTGAAGCGCGCCTCGGAGGAGTTGGGGCACTTCGAGGCAGTCTGGTACAACCTCGGCTTCGCGGCCTATCGGGCCGAGCGCTGGGAAGAAGCGTTTCAGGCTCTCGACCGGGCCGCCGAGCTGAACGATCAGCGTGCGGACAACTTCTTCTTCAGCGGTCTGGCGTTGATCGAACTCGAGCGCTGGGACGAGGCGCTTCCGCGGCTCCTGCGGACGGTCGAACTCGATCCGGAGCGGCGGCTCGCCCACTACAACCTGTGGGTGTGCTACCGCGTGCTCGGCCGTGCGGCGGAGGCGGCTCGCCACCAGGCCGCGTACGACGCGCTGGGCGGGCGGTAG
- a CDS encoding LLM class F420-dependent oxidoreductase, whose amino-acid sequence MALKLGLQLGYWGAGPRPDFLDIAIEAEALGYDCVFTAEAWGSDVFTPLAWIGAHTSKIRLGTGIAQISARTPAATAMHAMTLDHLSNGRVILGLGVSGPQVVEGWYGQPFGKPLSRTRAYIEIIQKILAREEPVTQHSEHYQLPYTGEGSWGLGKPLRSIVHPLRSDLPVFLGAEGPKNVALAAELCSGWLPLYYSPYRPEVYAESLAGKRDGFEVPYGARLRVHDDLTEALLPIKQSLALYVGGMGAKKRNFHRELMARMGWEEESFRIQELFMTGKREEAVAAVPDDFADEISLVGPPERIRDRLQAFEDCDVTTLMVGAASKHELRQAAEIVLG is encoded by the coding sequence ATGGCACTCAAACTCGGACTTCAACTCGGCTACTGGGGCGCGGGGCCCCGTCCTGATTTCCTCGACATCGCCATCGAAGCAGAGGCGCTCGGCTACGACTGCGTCTTCACCGCGGAGGCGTGGGGCTCCGATGTGTTCACGCCCCTGGCCTGGATCGGCGCCCACACCTCGAAGATCCGCCTCGGCACCGGCATCGCGCAGATCTCCGCACGCACGCCGGCTGCCACCGCGATGCACGCGATGACGCTCGACCACCTCTCCAACGGCCGGGTCATCCTCGGCCTCGGTGTCTCAGGTCCCCAGGTCGTCGAGGGCTGGTACGGACAGCCCTTCGGCAAACCGTTGTCGCGCACCCGTGCCTACATAGAGATCATCCAGAAGATTCTCGCGCGCGAGGAACCCGTGACCCAGCACAGCGAGCACTACCAGCTCCCCTACACCGGCGAAGGCTCCTGGGGACTCGGCAAGCCGCTCCGCTCGATCGTCCACCCCCTCCGCTCCGACTTACCCGTCTTCCTCGGCGCCGAGGGTCCGAAGAACGTGGCTCTCGCCGCCGAACTCTGCAGCGGCTGGCTGCCCCTCTACTACTCGCCTTACCGACCCGAGGTCTATGCCGAGTCCCTGGCCGGCAAGCGCGACGGCTTCGAAGTCCCCTACGGCGCCCGCCTCCGCGTCCATGACGACCTCACCGAGGCCCTGCTGCCGATCAAGCAGTCCCTCGCCCTCTACGTCGGCGGCATGGGCGCCAAGAAACGCAACTTCCACCGCGAACTGATGGCGCGCATGGGCTGGGAAGAAGAGTCCTTCCGCATCCAGGAACTCTTCATGACCGGCAAGCGCGAGGAAGCCGTCGCCGCCGTCCCCGACGACTTCGCCGACGAGATCTCCCTTGTCGGCCCGCCCGAGCGAATCAGGG